Proteins from one Kazachstania africana CBS 2517 chromosome 1, complete genome genomic window:
- the PSF2 gene encoding DNA replication protein PSF2 (similar to Saccharomyces cerevisiae PSF2 (YJL072C); ancestral locus Anc_1.300): MALPAHLQETFSSEEVRFLVENEPIKIFPRITTKTMARTTSNNTKSHTNNDSSTRHTLITMNKFPLNEMIAMKSMEVSLWLALLLKQQNKCNIIIPEWLTVNSLDRYVKYETKYSDRFSSLPWNWLVLSKILFEKAYDDFNDPVNELRQRIQDLRELRQVKVLKGLSYLNESHLQLDNLSLTEINELRPFIVGTMNKLREVHSASLDHTETNEGENLNIDEDASFGSANYDGSRMVT, from the coding sequence ATGGCATTACCAGCACACTTACAGGAGACTTTTTCCTCCGAAGAAGTACGATTTTTAGTCGAGAATGAGCCGATTAAGATATTTCCACGTATCACAACAAAAACTATGGCAAGAACTACtagtaataatactaaGAGTCACACAAACAACGACAGTTCTACGCGACATACTCTCATTacaatgaataaatttccattaaatgaaatgatTGCTATGAAATCCATGGAAGTTTCGTTATGGTTGGCGCTATTATTGAAACAGCAGAACAAatgtaatattattataccCGAGTGGCTGACAGTAAATTCTCTGGATAGATATGTGAAGTatgaaacaaaatataGCGATAGGTTTAGCTCACTACCTTGGAACTGGCTAGTATTATCGAAGATTCTGTTTGAGAAAGCGTATGATGATTTTAATGACCCGGTTAACGAATTACGACAAAGAATTCAAGACCTCAGAGAACTGAGACAAGTCAAGGTTCTGAAAGGTTTGAGTTATTTGAACGAATCTCATTTACAATTAGACAATCTCTCCTTAActgaaattaatgaattaagACCGTTTATTGTTGGCacaatgaataaattaagGGAAGTTCATAGTGCATCCCTGGACCATACCGAAACTAACGAGGGCGAGAATTTAAATATCGATGAAGATGCTAGCTTTGGAAGTGCAAACTATGACGGTAGTCGTATGGTAACATAG
- the ARG2 gene encoding acetyl-CoA:L-glutamate N-acetyltransferase (similar to Saccharomyces cerevisiae ARG2 (YJL071W); ancestral locus Anc_1.301) has translation MFKHMLPNSAAQRQKNASSKNLILSILNSTATKREAKEYLARYADDAGTTHHCLILIRSLHTFPADTLSHLADTLRRLRILGLRPVFILPPTDDRAIMNEQFDLLDSLLNNAHLQPIILRDGLTKTFNGTSASVLSTNSELFNNDGNKAYIPVIGPYIYDEKASTEYMATSLVDFMHDLCKNVELNIIKFYILNNNGGIPSTERNNRSHVFINLSQEFDFLSKNLRQQIENVEHVSNLIRSEGKRESNSQFDYLYLEDLRLKLHEHSEDLKLMDVVLSGLDTSTTGLITTVKAASLPSDKNNPLLYNLLTDRSLVSSSLPLFKRITNGEGYLKQEGPKEDGTESSHTIDPSDQENKDNATLVTTVLKKGIDINIFAESKLTTHNSIGLPALFQNKSDTGKYLDEKDKLNLLKMTDILEKGFLRKLNLEHYLNRINGKIASIIIIGDYEGIAILTYEGPSNDQFVYLDKFAVLPHLKGSLGISDIIFNLIFKRFPDEVIWRSRKDNVVNKWYFQRSVAVIDLSIDLSDNANSYNKSQVDSQFNLFYYGNRSDSLERLRKFAKYVRDIKPSWL, from the coding sequence ATGTTCAAACATATGTTACCCAATTCAGCTGCCCAAAGACAAAAGAATGCGTCCTCAAAGAACTTAATTCtctcaattttgaattccACTGCGACCAAACGAGAAGCAAAGGAATATTTGGCGAGATATGCGGATGATGCAGGGACTACGCATCATTGTCTTATCCTTATTCGTTCTTTGCATACGTTCCCAGCGGATACTTTAAGCCATCTAGCAGACACGCTTCGAAGACTGAGAATTTTAGGTTTAAGACCAGTTTTTATTTTACCTCCCACTGACGATAGAGCTATAATGAATGAGCAGTTCGATTTATTAGATTCTTTACTTAATAATGCGCATTTACAACCCATTATTCTCCGAGATGGTCTAACCAAAACCTTTAATGGTACTTCTGCTTCCGTTTTATCTACAAACTCGGAACTGTTCAATAATGACGGTAATAAAGCATACATCCCAGTTATCGGACCCTACATATATGATGAAAAGGCATCCACTGAGTATATGGCCACCAGTCTAGTTGATTTCATGCATGATTTATGTAAAAATGTTGAACTGaacattatcaaattttacattCTAAATAACAACGGCGGCATACCTTCTACTGAAAGGAACAATAGATCACACGTGTTTATTAACTTATCACAAGagtttgattttttatcaaagaacCTTCGACAGCAAATAGAAAATGTGGAACATGTCAGTAATTTAATCCGCTCTGAGGGAAAACGTGAATCGAACTCACAATTTGATTATCTGTATCTTGAGGATCTGAGGCTGAAATTACATGAACACTCTGAAGATTTGAAGCTGATGGACGTCGTCTTATCTGGACTGGATACCTCAACAACGGGCCTTATAACTACGGTTAAAGCCGCTTCTTTACCTTCGGATAAAAACAATCCACTACTCTACAATTTACTAACTGATAGATctcttgtttcttcttctttaccactttttaaaagaatcaCAAATGGTGAAGGATATCTGAAGCAGGAGGGGCCTAAAGAAGACGGAACTGAGAGTTCACACACCATTGATCCAAGtgatcaagaaaataaggACAATGCCACTTTAGTGACTACAGTACTTAAAAAAGGTAtagatataaatatattcgCTGAAAGTAAGTTAACCACTCATAATTCAATAGGACTGCCGGcactatttcaaaataaatcaGATACAGGCAAATATCTCGATGAAAAGGATAAATTGAACTTGCTCAAAATGACAGATATTTTAGAGAAAGGTTTTCTTAGGAAATTAAATTTAGAACATTACCTCAATAGAATCAACGGTAAGATTGCCTCAATCATCATAATTGGCGATTATGAAGGTATTGCCATTCTTACTTACGAAGGCCCCAGCAATGATCAGTTTGTATATTTGGATAAGTTTGCAGTACTGCCACACCTAAAGGGATCCTTAGGAATTTctgatatcattttcaacctaatattcaaaagatttccAGATGAAGTGATATGGAGAAGTCGAAAAGATAATGTAGTCAATAAGTGGTATTTCCAGCGTAGTGTTGCAGTAATTGATCTATCGATCGACCTTAGTGATAATGCCAATTCTTACAATAAGTCCCAAGTTGACAGtcaatttaatttattttattatggTAACCGTTCGGATAGCTTGGAAAGGTTGAGAAAGTTTGCTAAGTATGTTAGAGATATAAAACCAAGTTGGTTATGA
- the KAFR0A01650 gene encoding metallo-dependent hydrolase superfamily protein (similar to Saccharomyces cerevisiae YBR284W and YJL070C; ancestral locus Anc_1.302), which translates to MSSIKPVERRPSLLFDDYEKSVVVPEQKQSAIPIISKEAQEKLASKKLVSIDDLDMISLSTVFDKQMMLGSPMFLDSTDETETLSKQLSADEQNYYTHSQCYNPIPTACSALNPEENHQNPFNKLVQLRTKYIFNSFQDNRSNVKNNKAKWFMYPKPLPKFWKFENDKRLNDSIDSDNADSREYTGYYFPHSLDEEYLLGTKKFKYHYTGEFFDIAHYQEACKKFYSDMKSTIVIEKREIPSFIDFKQDFTYVVDMIQNPRFNEISSKRLNYLLDKFELFQHLKSKSEILENKQVPYRDFYNVRKVDRDLLLSGCISQRELSEFIWEKLNSEPNKAIFCDSKGAKLSLKDIFKIGCQQDEPVSIGLKLIDDDFLDWYRDVYLVNIHPFDLPLSHVENILRNNLKHYRYYLLAKTFLEFDNYIEGEYLAEILIRYVIHFLEKSKYQLAQVSVDFQFRYKSENCEDNWWVKFAKWVMKWKLVSYNIRWNVQISRCYTRLFNNNVVDNFQEFFDLIFNPLLGAENDQNIELHFFLSNVCAVDLIVSQTDAYIWKNFADVNFEPIKWDNSDNPTISQYMYYLFKNLSILNAKRHNNLQNSIVLRSTCSPSTSDRTSQFASAFNDSTLYFTEKIEALICNLLLCNGGLLQSEPIWQSSPTILYIFYLFQIPLIISPLSSASLKATSSQNILYNTDKPGQKEVTVRDLMVGEKSGSYESNPFLKLFKAGFKVSLSSKSILFNSSYTLEPLIEEYSVAASIHLLTAADLCELSRNSVLCSGYNGWYKAHWEGVNAFEGSEMLLDPIGIIDVWYDNINEDTRIKHNVPLIRRQYRHETLDQEWEFINENVSY; encoded by the coding sequence ATGTCTTCAATCAAGCCGGTAGAAAGAAGACcgtcattattatttgatgattATGAAAAATCTGTGGTTGTGCCAGAACAGAAGCAAAGTGCTATCCCTATCATTAGTAAGGAAGCACAAGAGAAACTAGCTTCTAAAAAATTAGTGTCTATTGATGACTTAGATATGATTTCCCTATCAACTGTTTTTGATAAGCAGATGATGCTAGGTTCACCAATGTTCCTTGATTCAACTGATGAAACTGAAACTCTGTCAAAACAGCTATCTGCAGATGAACAGAATTACTACACACATTCTCAATGCTACAATCCAATTCCAACAGCTTGCAGTGCATTGAATCCAGAAGAGAATCATCAAAATcctttcaataaattggtGCAATTACGCACTAAATATATCTTCAATTCATTCCAAGATAATAGATCCAACgttaaaaataataagGCAAAGTGGTTTATGTATCCCAAGCCATTACCAAAGTTCTGGAAATTCGAAAATGATAAGAGATTAAATGATAGCATTGATAGTGACAACGCAGATTCAAGAGAATACACCGGTTACTATTTCCCACATTCATTGGACGAAGAATATCTGTTGGgaacaaagaaatttaaataCCATTATACTggtgaattttttgatatagCCCATTACCAAGAAGCCTGTAAAAAATTCTATTCCGACATGAAATCCACTATcgttattgaaaagagagaaatcccttctttcattgattttaaaCAAGATTTCACCTATGTTGTGGATATGATTCAAAATCCGAGGTTCAACGAAATATCCTCTAAAAGACTGAATTACTTATTAGACAAGtttgaattatttcaacatctcaaatcaaaatctgaaattttggaaaacaaGCAAGTCCCATACAGGGATTTTTATAACGTAAGAAAAGTCGACAGAGATCTTTTACTGAGTGGTTGCATAAGTCAACGTGAATTAAGTGAATTCATATgggaaaaattgaattcagAACCAAATAAAGCTATTTTCTGTGATTCGAAAGGGGCAAAACTATCATTAAAGgacattttcaaaataggTTGTCAACAGGATGAACCTGTTTCAATAGGCTTGAAGTTAATCGATGATGACTTTTTAGACTGGTATAGGGATGTATATCTCGTCAATATTCATCCTTTTGACTTACCGCTAAGCCATGTGGAAAATATACTAAGAAATAACTTAAAACATTATAGATATTACCTTTTGGCTAAGacatttcttgaatttgacAACTACATAGAAGGTGAATATCTAGCGGAAATTTTAATTAGATATGTCATTCATTTCCTCgaaaaatccaaatatCAACTGGCTCAAGTGTCTGTGGATTTCCAATTTCGTTACAAATCAGAAAACTGTGAAGATAACTGGTGGGTAAAATTTGCTAAGTGGGTGATGAAATGGAAGTTAGTCTCGTACAACATTCGCTGGAAtgttcaaatttcaagatgCTACACaagattattcaataataatgttgTTGATAACTTCCAGGAATTTTTTGACTTGATTTTCAATCCTCTACTTGGGGCAGAGAACGACCAAAATATCGAATTACACTTTTTCTTATCCAATGTTTGTGCTGTGGACCTGATTGTAAGTCAAACTGATGCatatatttggaaaaactTCGCTGACGTCAATTTTGAACCCATAAAATGGGACAATAGCGACAATCCAACAATCTCACAATATATGTACTACCTCTTCAAGAACCTTTCGATATTAAATGCAAAGCGTCACAATAaccttcaaaattcaatcgTCCTAAGGAGTACGTGCTCTCCTTCAACATCCGATCGAACTTCTCAATTTGCATCTGCATTTAACGATTCCACCCTTTATTTTACAGAGAAAATAGAGGCGCTTATTTGCAATCTTCTATTATGTAATGGTGGGTTGTTGCAGAGTGAACCTATCTGGCAATCGTCTCCAACAATACTGTATATTTTCTATCTTTTTCAGATACCACTTATAATATCTCCCTTATCATCCGCTTCATTGAAAGCTACAAGTTCTCAGAACATTCTTTACAATACAGATAAACCTGGTCAAAAAGAGGTGACTGTTAGAGATTTAATGGTAGGTGAGAAGTCGGGCTCATACGAGAGCAATCCGTTCTTGAAGCTGTTTAAGGCAGGGTTCAAGGTATCTTTGTCATCAAAATCcatccttttcaattcatcataCACACTTGAACCATTAATAGAGGAATATAGTGTGGCTGCCAGTATTCATCTTTTGACGGCAGCAGATTTGTGTGaactttcaagaaattctgTTCTTTGCAGCGGCTATAATGGCTGGTACAAAGCACATTGGGAAGGCGTGAATGCCTTTGAGGGTAGTGAAATGCTACTAGATCCTATTGGTATTATCGATGTCTGGTATGATAATATCAACGAGGATACAAGGATAAAACACAATGTTCCCTTGATCAGAAGACAGTACAGACACGAAACTTTGGATCAAGAATGGGaattcattaatgaaaatgtttcatattaa
- the UTP18 gene encoding Utp18p (similar to Saccharomyces cerevisiae UTP18 (YJL069C); ancestral locus Anc_1.305) encodes MSKVAAGHKLDFEIPPPDEEEQALAKIVFGDTSDFHTNLSNFDTEFLFDELNPDDGIQGDIDGDLDENEEDEVNLVNDDELFFVDDGTKEDDANEDLMDIDEEDSYESSVDSSDEDENSDAWEDSDDEKLSISVMASNKTKKLRESYNDRMINGKAYARRLRAQFEKIYPRPKWVDDISSDEISSSSEGEIEDDKEQVINGDVSALSKILASTYTYKEVSSSKLLPPKILDIVRLKDANFTHPSHSGIQSLSFHPDKPLLLTGGYDKTLRIYHIDGKNNHLVTSLHLKGTPIQTCTFYVSPLNKASNLQDQKIFTGGRRRYMHSWNLATSNMGDNITGTAKIEKISRLYGHESTQRSFEKFKLAHFHNFTTSESHGIILLQGNSGWINVLHATTSVWMMGCKIEGELVDFCIDYNQLSNGRFQTILIATNTYGEIWEFDLTDNGKILKRWKDEGGIGITSCQVGGGTNTDHFFPMHSSQNKVKSNRWLAIGSESGFVNVYERRNGSVSNNKPIAVLDQLTTTISSLKFSPDGQILCVASRAAKDALRLIHLPSCTVFSNWPTSGTPFGKVTSVSFSPSGEMLAVGNEQGKVRLWRLNHY; translated from the coding sequence ATGTCGAAAGTTGCAGCTGGTCACAAActagattttgaaatccCTCCTCCAGATGAGGAAGAACAAGCTCTAGCCAAGATTGTATTTGGTGACACTTCCGATTTCCATACAAATTTATCGAATTTTGATACTGAATTCCTGTTTGATGAACTGAATCCAGATGATGGGATTCAGGGTGACATAGATGGTGATTTAGACGAGaacgaagaagatgaagtgAATCTTGTTAATGACGACGAATTATTCTTCGTAGATGACGGTACGAAAGAAGATGACGCTAATGAAGATCTCATGGACATCGATGAGGAGGATAGTTATGAGAGCTCAGTGGATAgttctgatgaagatgaaaatagtgATGCATGGGAAGATTCAGACGACGAAAAGTTGAGTATTTCAGTAATGGCAAGcaataaaacaaaaaaactCAGAGAGAGTTACAATGATAGAATGATAAATGGTAAAGCTTATGCACGTCGTTTGAGAGcccaatttgaaaaaatttaccCCAGACCAAAATGGGTTGACGATATTTCCAGTGATGAAATATCGTCTTCTTCTGAAGGTGAGATTGAGGATGATAAAGAACAAGTAATTAATGGTGACGTTAGTGCTTTATCAAAGATACTAGCAAGCACATATACATACAAAGAAGTTTCAAGCTCAAAATTACTTCCGCCAAAGATTTTAGATATCGTTCGTTTAAAAGATGCAAATTTTACTCATCCATCACATTCTGGTATCCAATCACTTTCCTTTCATCCAGATAAGCCATTATTATTGACCGGTGGTTATGACAAGACGTTGAGAATATACCATATTGATGGTAAAAATAACCATCTTGTTACAAGCTTGCACTTGAAAGGTACCCCAATTCAAACATGTACATTTTACGTATCTCCATTAAACAAAGCATCAAACTTACAagaccaaaaaattttcacagGTGGTAGAAGACGTTATATGCATTCGTGGAATCTAGCAACATCAAATATGGGTGACAATATTACTGGTACTgctaaaattgaaaaaatttcaagattgtACGGACATGAGTCTACTCAAAGATCTttcgaaaaatttaaaCTTGCACATTTTCATAACTTCACTACTTCCGAATCACATGGTATCATTCTTTTACAAGGTAACAGCGGTTGGATCAATGTTTTACACGCCACTACTAGTGTTTGGATGATGGGCTGTAAGATAGAGGGAGAACTAGTGGATTTCTGCATAGATTATAACCAATTGTCAAATGGAAGATTCCAAACTATTCTGATCGCTACGAATACGTATGGTGAGATTTGGGAATTCGATTTAACGGATAACGgtaaaatattgaagaggTGGAAAGATGAAGGTGGTATTGGTATCACAAGCTGTCAAGTTGGTGGTGGTACCAACACAGACCATTTCTTTCCAATGCATTCCTCTCAAAATAAGGTAAAATCAAATAGATGGCTAGCGATCGGTAGTGAAAGTGGGTTTGTCAATGTTTacgaaagaagaaatggatCTGTGAGCAACAATAAACCGATTGCAGTATTAGATCAATTGACCACTACcatatcatcattgaagTTTTCGCCGGATGGCCAGATTTTATGTGTTGCTTCAAGAGCGGCCAAGGACGCTTTAAGATTGATTCATCTACCGTCATGCActgttttttcaaattggcCAACTAGTGGTACTCCATTTGGTAAAGTCACAAGTGTTTCTTTCTCACCAAGTGGAGAAATGCTCGCTGTAGGTAATGAACAAGGGAAAGTCAGGTTATGGAGGCTTAACCACTATTAG
- the KAFR0A01670 gene encoding S-formylglutathione hydrolase (similar to Saccharomyces cerevisiae YJL068C; ancestral locus Anc_1.308), whose translation MDVNIYLPRQYYEKTQSKAIPTIFYLSGLTCTPNNASEKGFWQFQADKYGFCIVFPDTSPRGEGVPTDPENSWDFGIGAGFYVNATKQPFNKNYNMYQYVHFELPNELNTYFNKETVEIDFLDNVSIAGHSMGGFGALSGYMKNLSKYKSCSAFSPIVNPMNVPWGQKAFNGYLGDNKSEWKEYDPCELVKTVKNTENKTILIHVGTSDPFLEKQLKPTSLLEASKGTTWEDHINLKFAEGFDHSYFFISTFVPEHAEFHAKHLGLI comes from the coding sequence ATGGATGTTAATATCTATTTACCAAGGCAATATTACGAAAAGACTCAAAGTAAAGCTATCCCAACTATTTTCTACCTATCCGGTTTAACGTGCACCCCAAACAATGCATCAGAGAAGGGCTTCTGGCAATTCCAAGCCGATAAGTACGGTTTCTGTATAGTTTTCCCTGATACATCCCCTCGTGGTGAAGGTGTTCCAACAGATCCAGAGAATAGCTGGGATTTTGGTATTGGTGCTGGGTTTTACGTCAATGCCACAAAACAACCTTTCAATAAGAATTATAACATGTACCAATACGTTCATTTCGAGCTTCccaatgaattgaatacATATTTCAATAAGGAGACGGTTGAGATTGATTTCCTTGATAATGTTTCCATTGCTGGCCATTCAATGGGGGGTTTTGGTGCACTTTCTGGTTACATGAAGAATCTATCAAAATACAAGTCATGTTCAGCCTTTTCTCCAATTGTGAATCCAATGAATGTTCCATGGGGTCAAAAAGCTTTCAATGGATATTTGGGTGATAATAAGTCAGAATGGAAGGAATATGATCCATGTGAATTGGTCAAGACCGTAAAGAATACAGAAAATAAGACTATCTTGATCCATGTGGGTACAAGCGATCCATTCTTGGAAAAGCAGTTAAAACCAACTAGTTTATTAGAAGCTAGTAAAGGTACTACTTGGGAAGATCAcattaatttgaaatttgcaGAGGGATTTGATCATTCCTACTTTTTCATCAGTACCTTTGTTCCAGAGCATGCTGAGTTCCACGCAAAGCATCTTGGACTAATTTAG
- the MPM1 gene encoding Mpm1p (similar to Saccharomyces cerevisiae MPM1 (YJL066C); ancestral locus Anc_1.310): MGILTNNDKVDEIVNEKYIRDELQKQEKSLSIGDHFSNIWNSRHNFEDPWDYLNVFNIGRMFDHQTLPSIEDGEILGSNVATLSNYKGPTETQFANCLESNGLSVWDTNGWWRCLFPDDSVKKRLKMDNKTLHDANILTREKIENDYEHKLGLFFTDYTNYLLWKTNLNKSVSDRKLEEKANEFNWNHTMTTPEDLIFNHSNDKKQVIGKSQFLKFNSTNEGDEEIKELKTYYQDGTMSLKTQKKMTPSDGSKPRVESYEKIMKSDEKFDTSNNHGFSSWFRK; the protein is encoded by the coding sequence ATGGGCATTTTGACGAATAACGATAAAGTAGATGAAATTGTCAACGAAAAGTATATTAGAGATGAATTGcaaaaacaagaaaaatcgCTTTCAATAGGTGATCACTtctcaaatatttggaattcTCGtcataattttgaagatcCATGGGATTATTTGAACGTTTTTAATATTGGACGAATGTTCGATCACCAAACGCTTCCTTCTATAGAAGATGGCGAAATTTTAGGCAGCAATGTTGCCACTTTGTCGAATTACAAGGGACCCACTGAAACACAATTTGCAAACTGTTTGGAGTCTAATGGGCTGTCTGTTTGGGATACAAATGGTTGGTGGAGGTGCTTGTTCCCCGATGATTCAGTAAAGAAGAGGTTAAAAATGGATAATAAAACTTTACATGATGCTAATATCTTAACCAGAGAGAAGATTGAAAACGATTATGAACACAAATTAGGTTTGTTCTTTACTGATTACACAAATTATTTGTTATGGAAgacaaatttaaataagTCTGTAAGTGACAGAAAACTGGAAGAAAAGGCAAATGAATTCAACTGGAATCACACAATGACTACACCTGAAGATTTAATCTTCAATCATTCTAATGATAAGAAACAAGTTATCGGTAAATCACAATTTCtgaaattcaattcaaCCAATGAAGGTGAcgaagaaataaaagaattgaaaacttACTACCAAGATGGTACAATGTCTTTAAAGActcagaaaaaaatgactcCAAGCGATGGTAGTAAACCAAGAGTAGAAAGCTacgaaaaaataatgaaatctGACGAAAAATTTGACACTTCTAATAATCATGGGTTCTCTTCATGGTTTAGGAAATGA
- the DLS1 gene encoding Dls1p (similar to Saccharomyces cerevisiae DPB3 (YBR278W) and DLS1 (YJL065C); ancestral locus Anc_1.311): MDDLHDSQTSTTNTPEVNRENSEDKVDTIEVSIAEQQRQHERSLEEANDPTYPRLSIGKIQTIARNDPEFMETTTSAFITTAFLTELFVQTLVSESIKISEYESNKCSSHAETTNLKYSNITDCIAMNEPFQFLNDMVPRTKNLGDLVRENKVRYTTTSEPQPAVTTNDTIQIDLNETDDE; the protein is encoded by the coding sequence ATGGATGACTTACATGACTCTCAAACGAGCACGACTAATACTCCAGAAGTTAATAGAGAAAATTCAGAAGACAAAGTAGATACGATAGAAGTGTCAATAGCGGAACAGCAAAGACAGCACGAAAGGTCACTAGAGGAAGCAAATGACCCTACATACCCACGTTTATCAATAGGAAAGATCCAGACGATAGCTAGAAACGATCCAGAGTTTATGGAAACTACTACATCTGCCTTTATCACAACAGCATTTTTAACAGAATTATTTGTACAAACTTTAGTAAGTGAATCGATAAAAATATCTGAATACGAATCTAACAAATGTAGTTCCCATGCAGAAACAACAAATTTAAAGTATAGCAATATTACTGATTGTATAGCGATGAATGAACctttccaatttttgaatgatatgGTCCCAAGAACTAAAAATCTTGGAGACCTCGTCAGGGAAAATAAAGTAAGGTACACAACAACATCAGAACCACAGCCTGCAGTGACCACTAATGATactattcaaattgatcTTAACGAAACAGATGACGAATGA
- the YHC3 gene encoding amino acid transporter YHC3 (similar to Saccharomyces cerevisiae YHC3 (YJL059W); ancestral locus Anc_1.322): MENSRQNTQAINSPKTNRILFIYFWIFGLINNVLYVVILSAAMDIVGPKLPKSLVLLADILPSLSIKVLAPFFIHKIQYSFRVISLIFLSCLGMFLVSTKSIGVCLSGVVLASVSSGFGEITFLQLTNNYGLTALSGWSSGTGGAGLFGSGVYMFLTSILHIPVNVALLLFAILPTGFLCYYNLISTEYSSLNASENENEIVPVLDHYQAQEYEEDSNNSTSPKIDPTKQLLDSGNFSSLLRHVIHTCKRLQNLVIPYMVPLTTVYLFEYLINQAVAPTLLFSLNADERKSIPFFFHKYKDIYVTYGAIYQLGVFISRSSAQLMRLNNLYLLSCLQAINFVILILQSIFFCLKTPWLIMLLILYEGLLGGASYVNTFLNVLESKLDSSETEFALGAVSIADSFGVFIAALVGLKLEPSLCQYQVSNGRPWCNME; the protein is encoded by the coding sequence ATGGAAAACAGTAGACAGAATACGCAAGCGATTAACAGTCCCAAAACAAATcgaatattatttatatacttcTGGATATTCGGGCTTATAAACAATGTCCTTTACGTAGTAATATTGTCGGCCGCTATGGACATAGTGGGTCCAAAATTGCCGAAGTCTTTGGTGCTATTAGCAGACATTTTGCCTTCACTAAGCATAAAAGTACTGGCTCCCTTCTTTATCCATAAAATCCAGTATTCTTTCAGAGTTATTTCACTTATATTTTTGAGCTGCCTCGGAATGTTTTTAGTATCCACCAAATCAATTGGCGTGTGTCTATCTGGTGTCGTGCTAGCATCTGTATCTTCTGGCTTTGGAGAGATTACTTTTCTGCAATTGACTAATAATTATGGGCTGACAGCGTTAAGTGGCTGGTCCTCTGGTACAGGAGGAGCGGGATTATTTGGAAGTGGTGTATACATGTTTCTGACATCAATATTGCACATTCCGGTAAATGTTGCTCTGCTTCTTTTTGCAATTCTCCCAACAGGGTTCTTATGCTACTACAACTTAATCTCCACAGAATACAGCTCGTTAAATGCaagtgaaaatgaaaatgaaattgtcCCAGTTCTAGACCACTATCAGGCACAGGAGTATGAAGAAGACTCCAACAACTCTACTTCGCCTAAAATCGACCCTACGAAACAGTTACTAGATAGTGGAAATTTCAGTAGTCTATTGAGGCACGTGATTCATACTTGCAAAAGATTACAAAACCTTGTTATTCCATACATGGTGCCCTTAACGACagtttatttatttgaatatctGATAAATCAGGCTGTAGCGCCAACTTTACTTTTCTCTCTGAATGCTGATGAAAGGAAATCGAtcccattttttttccataaATACAAAGACATCTATGTCACATATGGGGCGATCTACCAATTAGGTGTATTTATTTCAAGATCTTCAGCACAGCTCATGAGGCTGAACAATCTGTATCTGCTTTCATGTCTTCAAGCAATcaattttgtaatattaaTACTACaatctatttttttttgtttaaaaACACCATGGTTAATTATGTTGCTCATATTATATGAGGGGTTACTAGGAGGTGCCTCTTACGTTAACACCTTTTTGAATGTATTAGAGAGTAAGTTAGATTCAAGCGAGACAGAATTTGCATTGGGAGCTGTGTCAATCGCAGACTCGTTTGGGGTCTTTATAGCAGCGCTAGTAGGATTGAAGTTGGAGCCAAGTTTATGCCAATATCAAGTTTCGAATGGAAGGCCATGGTGCAATATGGAATGA